TCTCTAGATCGTTACTAATAGTTtgtcttatagtttttctaggtctacCCCAACCTCTAGTGATCTGACTCCCCTACATCTGATCTACTCCCCTAAAACTACAGAGTCCACAGATCTTCTacctacatgcccaaaccacctaagtctAGTTTCTACCATGTTTTCTACTGTAGGTGCTACCCGAACTctctctaatgttgtcatttctaattCTATCCCATCTCGTCTTACCACACATCCagcgcaacatcctcatctctgctaTGCTCGACACTCAATTTATGGATGCACGACTGACATGTTTCAGGGAACCAAAATCGTAATTAATACAAATTTCAATGGAGCAAAAGCATCTTCTAGTTGAACTAAATAGCACAAGAAGTCAACTTTATGACATTCTTCTGTGAAATGTTATTTTTCACTCAACTTTCAAGTAGCAAAGTAAAAATGAgaaggtaaaaagaaaaaacttttatttGAGATGGAGTCCAAGTATAAAAATCTAAGTATATCTAAATAAACAAATGTGTAAATACACTATGAAGCATGAACGACCTACACAAGTCAGTAACTTGTTCGTGAAAAAAGCATGTACAACAATAATATCCTGCAGTAAGCTCAATCTGTAATACTCGGTTCATTACTGGCAGTTGattcttttgaaaagaaaaaagaactctttttctctttccctttaAAACCAGGTTTACCcgtaaaaaatcaaatattaagaAATTTGAACACATAACAGATAAGCAAGATATATGCTGAAGCCAACTAATCTAAAAATCGAACATAGATCACCTGGCTTGTACAGGCAACAAAATTGCTACTCAAGTTCCATGGAGTAATTTGCAGTTCCCTCTCCATGTGTGATGCAGCAGCCAGTGCTATTGCTTCATCAGGAAGCCGGCTCATTGCAGATGAAATATTATTAGGATGTGTTTCAGTAATTCCTAAATGTTTTAAACGGTAGAGGCCAGCTTGCATGCTTTCAAAGGCACAAACCTAAAACAATGTAAATAAAGAAGGAATCATATTAAACAAATGAAATTCATcttataaaaacaaacaataaagcATAAATATGCCGATTCTGGACACACACGTTGACAGGCAATTAAAGCACCATCGGAACACACACCAAGCTAATAAGCATCAAGACCCTGAACCTTAATCATATAAAAAGTGCCAGGCAGAGAGTGGAAACAAGCATATTGAGTATCTGATAAAAACTCgttacaatttttaaaaccaTACATTTTCAACAAGAGTATCATGTATGCAACTCTGAACCGAGCAGCTGATGGGATAAATTTTACCACGCAAGTTCGAAACCATCACATTGTGCTTTTAAGACAATTTTCTGTGTTACTGTTATGCTGTTAACAGCGCATTTCAGCAGAAAGAGATGTATTATTCATAAACAAAGGAACTGAATCTCAAATGATGGAACTCACAAGCTCTGGTGTCACCATTTTTCTCAATTCATCTTCAGACCACATGCGGAAATTTctctttttaacaaaaattgacTGTCCATTTGCGCCCCTCTGCAGTAATACACATTGAATGAATGAAACATTCAGGTATCCAAAAGATATAATAAAAGTTAGAAACAAGATTGTATTACAAAAATCACTTTAAATACAACGCAAAACATCTTGTAGAATTTTCGTTGAATCACTTTGAAGTAATAAGGAATTCCATTAGCATCCACCACTTCATACTCTAACATGATAATGAGCTATGTGAACCACCAATACCTGTAAATTAGCATATTCCTTGATCCTCTTACGAAATGAGGCTTCTGAAAGAAAAGGAAACTGCGAAAGAAAGTCATCAATGCGAATGTATGGAGACAAGTGCTGCTTCTCTGCTGCTTGGAATTCACGGCACATGTGTACCAATAACCTGTTCATCATGAAAGTCTGAAGATTCTTACTTCCAGGCGAGAACACCTCCATAAGAGGTTCCTGCgaagaaaaattgaataaaCCATCTATCAACAAATTTTCAGTGATGTATATTTGGGATGCAAATGGcagtaacaaaataaattttcgGTGATGTATATTTGGAATGCAAATAGCAGTATCAAACAAGGAAAAGATACTAAAGATTAACAACACGTTATAACAGTTCAAAATATTCCATCTGTTAAAAGTTTATATCAAACAACGAGCGACATAAGAACAAATTCCTTCAGTTTATCAGTAAGTTAAATTCAAAGAATGTACTGACCTGCGGTCCAACAACATTAACTTTATTAATTTTACAAACAACAATTAACAAGGATGTACTGACCTGCTGTCCAACAACATTAACTTTATCAATGCGCCTTAACGATAGCTTTCCCTTTGGAGAACGAACCAACAGATAGTCAGTTGGTGGAACTTTATGAGCAAATACGGGTGCTCTATACATATTGGTCTCAAGCGATGACTGACTGCTACCAGGTTTTAAATCACCAAGAAAGGGAGATTTATCGGCAGGGTCCAGAGAAATAATATGCCCCAAGCTACTATCTGTATTGCGTAATAAGGCGGCGCCAGAGTGGTCATCCGGAGAACTTTTCTGATAGTATGTACAAAGTCTTGCACCCATTCCAACATTGCTGAGAAGTAAAGGCCTTTCTTCACAATACCTAAGGAAAACATACTTCGTGAGCTTAATGATAAAGTATCCCCAATCCTCATTCATTTAGCAAAATACCAAGGAAAAACACAGTAAAAAGGGTACAGCcgttgaagaagaaaaatattaacaaaataataaaattaaggtaGTGCACTGCCAAATCAATATTTTTCTCTTGGATATATCAGATTTGGTATCAAGAGGACATGCTCACGATAAATATCaggcaaaaaataaatattgatttcaGTGCTCACAATAATTTCAGTTTTACCATAAGGACTAGATACTACAAAGTACCATctcaaaatcatttaaaataatagagCAGGAATATGAGCATAAGAGTTACTCCCTCTGTCCTTGTTTATATTAAACATGATTGCAACACACAAGAAATAGATAAATGGAATAGTCTATATTGATTGTAATTAATGTGTATAATTCAGGTATGATtatgactaaattaccctttgTGTATAGATACATTCAATGTTAGCTAACATTGATTCTACCAATTTTTCTTGGAATCTGAAAGGCTAACATAGCATCAATTAATACTGCTATTAAGTTTCAGAAAATTACACGTAAGTGGAAGGCAAGCGGGCAACAAGCTGCGCCGCTAAGCCTTTTTGGATGGCAAAACCAATCCTAGTAAACACATTGAATAGGTTGATCATATCATGCACGTGAAAATTAATAACTATGGCCAACTGCTAGTGATGGCTTTATAGGGAAGGTGCTCATTAATCAGAAGAGAACAAACTATAGCATTGTATCTCTCACAGTAGTGTCATTCTCAAccttaaaaattgaactttCCCTTTGAAGCAAGTACGAatgcaaaatagaaaattattcTGTTCCAACAAAGAGCACGCGTACAAAGTAGCAGAACAAAAGTTTCAAATCACTCACTCCATAAGAAAAACATGTCCGTCTTTTACAGAAAGATCAGATTTTTTCTTGAATGCTCCGGGAGGACGCAGAGACTTGTTCTCACCAGGAACCTTTTGTGCCCTAGGCCATAAATGTATTTTTGTACGGACAAGATGTAACAAGGAGTTTGGCTGAACATTTTGTGCAATGAGTGATATTTGATCATCAAGCTCCCTacccaaataaaatattttcactgTTTCTGTTGCCTTGAAatctaccaaaaacaaaaatcccTCGTCAATCATATGAGGAAGTAGAACTGAAGACTACGATAAGAACCAAAAGacagtaaaaaaaacataagggAACTGAACAAAAATGACAGCTTATCgtgattttaatatatatttctaatgaaataaaaaaaaaaatactggaGAACAGAGAAGAAAAATTGACAACCTAGTTTTTTGGAAGCTTTTGCTTTAACAGAAGAGAGAGTTTCTTCAGCACCAACATGCAGCTTACACCCTTTGCCACCCAAGCTTTTCATAATAATTTTCATGGGTCCATGAGTAGGTAATTTCCCTTGTTCTTTAACAGCCACCTCATTGTCATGGGGATACCATAGTGCTCTAGGCCGGTGAAAATTCGCAATATCTTTACTGCAAAAGAGTTCGTAAGAATATAAAGACATGAAATATCAACAATGCACAACGGAAAACAGATAATAAAGGACAAAGAAAAGGGGCAGACCCCACATGTGCAAATCGGTAAAAGGTTTCACAGGAACTTGACAAGTGGCATAAGCAAATCCAACATTAATATAGCCAACTGACTGATAAAAGAAAGAGACAGCGCATTGGTGACTGATTATGGGCATGACATGGAATGTAACAGATTTTACAAACAACGAAAAATCATATGATTGGCTGGCATGTTTTACAAAATGTGTATTGAACTGACATAGCATTACTTCTTTTAGCAAAATGTCATTCTATATATCCTCAAAcatcaaacaaaattattattttaagggtCAATaaccatgaaataaaattattattataatattaaaaattaagagagaaaaattgataaatatCCTCAAACAAAATATTGGATAGATCGAGGAGCAAGAAGAAATACTCAGGAATACAGTAATGATTCCCAGTCTATCGATCTGCATGACAAAAATAGCATCACCCATGATAGAGACATGAGCAGAACGCCTATGTGATTCCACAAACATAATTATATCCCTAATAACAGGTTTGGGGTCAAAGAGAAACTGTAATTATTAGTAACGTATGCACTAATATTCCTTTCAGCACATTTAAGTTCTTATCATTCGATGTAAAAGGACCTTTTATGTTAACCTTTCATACGTGGGGATAGTAATTATTTATCAAGACATTTCTGTACAAACTAATGCTGCCTCTACCGAAACAGATGATAAAATACACTTCTTCCATATGCACCTGACTAGTAAAAAACTATGGACACAAGTTATGTCCTTCAAGAATGGGGATAATAAACCAAGAAAAATAGAAGGCCCAAAATCTTAGGAAGAAGGTACCATATTTGAGAATCAAATATCAAATAACCACACAAACATCAAACAAACTTGCATCTAAACTTTACCAGAAACCTTGAtttcaaaaacataatatactaataaacaaaaaacaactcaaatCCAGGCAAAACATGCGacagacaaaaatttgatactATCAAGACCCCCTCCCTCAAATGAAAAATTCTTACTTGCTCAACTTCAATTTCATGGTCTGCAGTTTCAGTGCGGATTGCGAGTGGAAAATTTTGACACCATGAGCTGAGCGTTTCTTTGAGTTTGATTTCAATTGCTGAGAAGTTTTCCGATTTGAATAGTGTTTGTCATTAGCAACATATCTCCAACCATATTGACCTCCATGTCCCGGTAGCTCAGAAGACTCCACGCTGATTGATTTCAAAGAGCGAGTTAAAATCATAGCCCCGGCATGAAGGTGAAGATGGGTACCGTCATTGCTATCCAAAACTTCAAAGTGCATTTGATTATCCTGAAGATCAAATATAAGCTTTGGCTTCATCTTAGGCCTGTCAAGCTCCTCCCACATTATTTTGTCTACCCATGAATCATCCATGAGGTCTCTGTTTTGTGACATAACCTTGGTCAAACGTTTTGCTTGACCAATTTGATTATGCTTCTCGGATACATCCACCCCTCTTCCGTCTTCAATATGAGAACTGTCCACTTCTAGCCTCAAAAGCTGGGGATGAAAAAGACTTTCGGATATTGAATTGGTTTTGACCCCGTTAGAATCCCTTGAGTCTAAGGGATCCAATGAAACAGGAGAGCAGCACGTGAATACATTATGATCTTTCTCCTCCAGTATCTTAAGGGGCACTGACTGAAGATTATTCCTGGTTTCAATTTCTATTTCACCACCATCAGAAGTTCTCAATTCAGATCCAGAAATTTCACAGCTCTcaacattattatcattatcacTTGCAGCAGGAGAGTTGCCCCAAAGGATTTCATCTTCCCAGTCTCGCTGATCAAGAGGATAAAAGTTGGCTAACATGAGGGTATGATCTTTCCAGGCAAGATCGTCTGCAAAATCCCCTTTCATTGGTTCACCACTAAGACAAGAGTCCTTTGGTTGCCGATCATCTTTCACAGTAAGTGAGGCATCTCCATGAAGAAATCCAAATTTCGGAAATTCCAAGTCAACATTGTTTTCTGATACATCAGTACGGACTACACAAACCTGTTTGTTAAGTGTTAGACTCTCAGAGAAGCCTTTAAGGAactcctcttcatcttcttctacaATATCATCAGATAAATCGAAAGACTTGTATCTATCTGGAAATACAAGTGAAAAAACAGCCAATTAGGACAGAAACCATATTGTAATGCACCGCGGAGAGAAAGCATCTCATTTCTTCATTCAAAAATCTCACCAATGCaagttataaatttaattattcgTAATAGTACAAAATTGTGACAACTACTTAAGTCATACCTCTCTTGGAAAAACTCAACAATTTCTAACATTTGCAAAACGAAATTCAGGTAAATGTGCTATCTCTAGGTATATACCTCTAGGAGTGGAATGCCGACGCTCTTTCTTTTCTCCCTTTCGAGGAGGTTCCTGAATACCAAAGATTTCAGAAAAGCGTAAAACTGCCTTTCCATCGTCCACGTACAATACAGGCAATGGTGTAGCCATAGACCTCTTCAAAAATTCAGGTACTTCCTGTTTGTTTCATTAAGAGACTAGCATGTTAATAGAAAGTCaactataataattttataatgcTGTCAACATACcctttttgaaaacaaaacataaccaaGACCAAATAGCGGTTATCAAACGCTATGCTCTGCGACAGCACAGCAGTACAGCTACCCTACGTTATTATTAATaactatattttgaaatatttattagattttctttttctacaaGTTTAGCAGGtgaacataataaaaataaaataaaataaactaagcCCCACATAAAAAAACTAAGCATTAGGCTTCTTTTTTATCTTGTCTTCGACTGCAAGACAACACGGTATCCAACACTACGTATTCGCTAGAGAATTTGAAGGTCATATACGGTGGTAGCTTCAAcccaatatttttattcatgaaatCATAAGAAATATACAAAACTTAAATATCATATGAAATCACACAATAGAATGTGATTTGTTCACTGTCATGGACCCTAATGCAGCACAATAAACATCAAAAAggctagaaagaaagaacataaaACCACTTAGGAGACGGCAAAACAAGCAAAAACTGACCTCAGGTGTTTGTACATCAGCGTCCAATTCTTCAGTCTGCAGAGACACTTGTAAATCATGCTCAAGAGCACTCCCTTCTTTAGATGCGTCTACAAAGCTCTCCTCCTGCTCCACTGAAAAAGAAAAGCTAACATTAATAAACAGCAAGACTCCCGTGTGAAATTCACTGCCTTTCCTAAAAATAGATGCTTCAACCctcaaattattattaggtGTTACATTGAGCCCAACACTTGGGTGTTAAATCATAGCTCAGAAGCACAGTTGGTATACTCAAATTCAAGCTGCACAGGCTCAAACTTGatagatttaatattatatcacacaatataattaaatgtaggGTCTTGCTAGGCACTCTTTAGGATTCTAAATTAAGAAACTATTCATTGAAAAAGTCTAATACTTCAATTTCTGATGCATTGAATACACAACTTTCCATAAAAACATACTATCTGAAGTCCTTAAAAAATGCCCTTAGGCCActcgttagcatttcccttaaatTTACTATACTGAAGATGGCAATTAGTAATGTGATTAATTTACTGATTCTTAGTCAATCAGCTTTCAAGCTTATGAACCCACAAACTTCACATACAAATTTGAATTCAGCATATGGTACAtttgtttatattaaataaaaaatgtgtggtTTTATGATACAGATTTATAGAAACTTTCAAAAGATTCCAATTTCCGCCAACAAGAAGACTACTAAAAGAATATTTTCTGACGTTTTTGATGTTATTTCAAAAACGTATAATaagtataaattttataaaatttaggtATCTTTTGAATGATATTTCTCTTAGGGAAGAAAGCGACCAACGAGTGGGATCGTTTAATTAATCTACCACAATGTTGCATCAGGTCAAATCTACCTACCAAGTCCACCAAATGGCTAGATTTAAATACCACTTTCAATCagcattttctattttaatatgtatttCAGCACAGTGCAAATCTAGCTCCCAGACAGGTGTTCTTTCCCTCAGTGTGTTACAAAAATCATACAATTTCCAACAATACCAGTGCCTGGTGACACTCGCACACATTCGATTTCTAAATGTAATGTATGAAGCATAATACAAAAGTATATTCCTACTGATTAAACAAAATCACACCACCAATGAAAGAATGTCAATAAACAAtctatcaaataacatttaccgCCAAACCTGCCCTTAGAGAAGGAAAGAGAGATCTATAAGTTGTGAATAAATGAGAtgcacaaaaattaaataaaaactcaaaatgCTTTCATGCAATATCGGCAAGAGAGATGCTTCCAGATTATATTTGAGCAAGGCTGCAAAGAAAATACTAGCGCCAGATAATAAGAACCAACTTTCTAGCACTTTTATAAGAACCAGAACACATGTAAATCTATACCTTAAGTTATAAGTTCATAAAGTACAACAGCTTAAGTTatccaagccaaataaaaaacacattaCCAGATAGAGAGATGTTATCGACTTTAGCTTCATTGTTCACAAAGTCTTGTTCCTTATCAGATTCTTCATCATAATTTTCATCATCGAAGACAGAAGTTTTGCGCTCCAAAGCTTCAAGAGAGGCTTCGGCAgcaaaaaaatccttttttgGCAATAAATAGTCCTCTTCGTTCGCAGTTTCCGTCTCCGGACCATCATACTCTTCGTCAATATCTTCGTAATCGACAGCATCTTCAGCCTTTTCCCCACAATCTAAGATTATAAATTAATCCGAGTTAATAAACTACCAGAAAACTTCACATGAAACCACATACCAGACATGAAGCAAAATGTACGTCTGTAGCACAAGTGCAGGTGAttgcaaaataaattttatcttttcaagGAAGATTCACATAACTTTGCAATTTTGTTGAGTTTCATACTATGTAAATGATCAATAGTTTCTACTATTGTCTTCTGCTATATTCTATTATGTAGGCACTCTCTCCGGTCTCATATATAAGCGCAAAAGCTATTTCACACAGCTTCCGAAAAGTAGTTAGGTTCagttaattttcaaaaagtaatGAAAAAGCAATTGTATTTTCTAAATTACCCGTCGTGAGAACTTGTTTCATAAAAATTGAAGAGTtattagataaaaaataaaagtaataattgAAGAGTAACTTGGGTAAATACGATAGAAGTAGTAacatttgcttatattttagatcATCGAAGACAAAAAATTGCTTATATTCAAGACTGGAGGGAgtagtcaaaatcaaaattcaacataTGATCGAGAATGGAAGACAGACGCGTACATCGTGGAATCGTAACATGGATAGTTAGATCCTAGAAAATTCATAAACTCGCTATATCATATCTGTGTGGGCCCGCGCATATAAATTCAAGAGTCGTATGGGAGACATAAATATTACGAAAATCATGGGTCAATTTACCAACTTAAGCTAATTAAACAGACCAAACCATGAAGCAATTTTATTGAGGCGTTCTAGATCATGTGGCCCAGAATCAATTTTAagcaaaaattacaaaacaaacGTAATATGTTTGCGAGAATAGGTTTTCATTTAATCCAGAAACCTCAAAATAAATATGTGCCAAGTAATAACATGTGAAGCAAGATTGTGAACTGTCGACAACCCCACGATTCCACAAGCAAGAACGGTGATCCCGGCCAATTTTACTGATTTTCAATTATGCATCCGAACAGGACTGAACACAAGGGTGGAAAATTTTGTGAGGTTGCACAAACTTACAATCCAACTCATGATTTTGACTAAATATGTATGCCTGCACGTGTTTATGAGATGGCCTCTGTAACTAGCTTATGAGAAATTCTGTTATCGTAAATAGTTAGCATCATTATGAGAAGTTATGTAACTGCTAATTGGTTAGCATCCCTAACTAGCTTAGTTGTGCACTAACTAAGATCACAATAGAAAACACAATTTCAGTCTTACAGATCCAGATTTACTTCAATTTTCTTtcctctaaaatatcaaaagattTCACTCTTAATATAAGCTTTGCTTCATCAAATATGGGGAGCCTAATGAAGAATTTAAGGGGCACTATGCAAGATAAAAGTTATGCAAGTTATCTTAACCCAAGAAAAATCACTAGCAGAACCCACTCTTTCAAATTTGCTTGCATTTAAAATCCACAAAacaggaggaaaaaaaaattaacctcctATTGACTGAATCACAAAACGGGGTGCCTTTTTAAAAGGCAACTAGTTTCAACTAAAATGCACTCCACCTGAGAAATAAAAATCACCATGGGTGCATCATACAAACAGAAAGCAGAAGCACATACACTGACACCATATTTAGGAAGCCAGTGTATAGCCATGGAACACCATACAGCCAGTCCACCATTTGATCGCTATTACCCATTCATTCATGTAAACAGCTACAAACCATCACTAAAACTACACTTCAGCTAGCTTAATTAGTCTAGTTCTACTGAAGTGCACCACTAGCCCTTACAAACCCCTATCATCAGGCATGACTACcagttttaacaaaaataataataatttatacaatATTTCTAAAACTAAGGGTACCGCCAAAAGTTCTCAAATCTTATTCCCAAAAAATTCTTTAGAACACACTCTTTAtgattggttcaatttttaaagaGTAAACACTTCTTAAGAAATGACCAATTGATGTGGTAAGTGTactgaattatttttttttaaaaaaggacaAATCATCAAGAGTATGATGAAGACTGTGCTGCTAGCCTTCATTTCTCCACCGATACTATGGGGGAATATGTTAGACATTTAGGTAAAAAATTCACtgataacaaaagaaaaatagctACTTTGCATGATATTTTCCACCAAGCATACTTCATGTGGGAAACAATTCCAGTAGAAATAAAACACAGGCTTAGTGCTCTCAgttgataaaggaaaaaagataCCAACAGAATATCAAAAACTGCATGATATAGTTTTTCCTGACAGACAACTTCACCTTGTTCAACAATGCCAGGCGGTGTTCGTGGTGACTTTCCTGACAACTGCAAACAGAGCACATTCTTATCAAGGAAAATTGAAGAGGTGGAGACaatgaaaatacaaagaaaaattaacagTTAACGCTTGTTAACCAAATCAGAAGATAGCATTTTGATTTATAAATTCAACACTACAGCCTGATAATGATATCTAGATAtgtacagtaaaaaaaaaatacaataataataaatttgatatcCTTACATCTATATCTGTCAATGATGGACCCAGCTTGTCAGCCAATGCAGATAGATGCTCCTTTGCATCCTAAAAGGAAAAATTCTCATTTAGCACCAATTTTACTGTTTTTGACCAAAACAcataaacaaatgaagaaaGCATAAACGATCCAGAACAAGAAAATGTGCATCCCACAATAATTATAATTCTAAGAATAATTATAattctatttttcaaaataagaaaacaaatccTAAATGAACAATTATCCTGGAACCTCCAACAGATCCTACAAAGAATAATTGATCTGGAACCTCCAACAGATCATTAAAAGTAGTTCAAAGTATAGGCATTAACATCAATCTTGTTGTACACATACAAAGGCAAGCTTTTATCGCACTCTATACTCAGTTGAAAATTATGATGCCTAAAGTCTTAAACCTATTTAATAAAGATCAATTTGACTTGTAAAATAACCACTTGATCTTAACAAATAAGAATCTATGCACACTACTaaatcaaatcttccaaagttGAATCTCAGGTAATTCTTTAGTTTAGACAACCATACTGCGCCAATATGTCCAAACTgcatccttttttgtttttcaaaaagcTACAATAAAGGTTTTTGTAAAAACCTGTCCTCCtcccaaaaaataatatatctcaaaacagtaaatatggttttttcttttacagAAACAgtaaaaatggttttaaatcttctaatataaaaaagtttagCAACTTCAAAACCCTCCGCATACCAATCATGATGATACTACAATAGCTTAGAAATTTCAGGAAACTACTGAGAAGGTGCGTAGGGAATCAATCAagcaaaataacaaatatatgcATGCAGAAGCCCGATCTTGGTTCTCAAAACATTTCAACAAGCAAGTTCACAGAAACATCAAAGGACACATTAAATTACCTCATCAAGATAATCAACATCGAGATCACCAGAATTATCAACATTTCCAAACATGAACCCGAGAAAATGATTACCCTTGCCAGACTCCTCatattcttcttcatcatctatCAAGCCAAATTATTGAACATACTGAGTTAATGAACTATATAAACCAAAAAAACGAAGCTAAATAAATCAACACCGCGTCAAACTCACAGACAAACGGCTTGACATATTTCAGCACATAGCAATTAACAATGATGCCACCAAGTCAATCCTActttagggtttgtttaggGGAGAgattttggaggggaggggaggacTTGTTTTCTCTTCTAAATTATGAAAGCTATaaagtatgttaaaaaaataatgaagtgcAATGAATTGTTATATGTCATGTAAATGAATAAAGTGTGATTGAATTGTTATATGATCATATACCATGGCATTCTTTCACCTATTTTAAATTCTCAAATATATACTAAAATATAAGACTTAGCCCTCCAAAATCCATCTCCCAGATTTACCCTTAATGACTAAGCCTATTCTTAAAGTGCCGGTGCAACTAGAAAGCTTAACTTTCATAAACATCCATTATAAGCAAAGAAAATACATCTAGATTCTCGGTGATACATCAATCGATCATTTTCACAAAATTTAGAAGCGAAAACTCCGTCCCACTGCTCCTGATTCGTATTTATCATTACTTAACTCGATGCCCAGAGTTGTTTATTTGAGTAAACTAGGGTTTCATTACATTTCTAGCTTCTAATAgtgctccttcaaaaaaaaaaaaattaatattgaatcTGAGAAACACTATAATTAAATTTCACATTCATACACTTCCACTTTCTCCTAGTTCCTTTAACTTCTGATACTCCTATTCTAAAATCTTCAATAAACAAAGTTACCTTCGTTTCTCCCATCTTGTGAATTATCCGAATCATACCCCATGTTGTTGTTGAGCGGATCAAGGTTTCAA
Above is a genomic segment from Medicago truncatula cultivar Jemalong A17 chromosome 5, MtrunA17r5.0-ANR, whole genome shotgun sequence containing:
- the LOC11409951 gene encoding transcription initiation factor TFIID subunit 1 isoform X2 — protein: MGYDSDNSQDGRNEDDEEEYEESGKGNHFLGFMFGNVDNSGDLDVDYLDEDAKEHLSALADKLGPSLTDIDLSGKSPRTPPGIVEQDCGEKAEDAVDYEDIDEEYDGPETETANEEDYLLPKKDFFAAEASLEALERKTSVFDDENYDEESDKEQDFVNNEAKVDNISLSVEQEESFVDASKEGSALEHDLQVSLQTEELDADVQTPEEVPEFLKRSMATPLPVLYVDDGKAVLRFSEIFGIQEPPRKGEKKERRHSTPRDRYKSFDLSDDIVEEDEEEFLKGFSESLTLNKQVCVVRTDVSENNVDLEFPKFGFLHGDASLTVKDDRQPKDSCLSGEPMKGDFADDLAWKDHTLMLANFYPLDQRDWEDEILWGNSPAASDNDNNVESCEISGSELRTSDGGEIEIETRNNLQSVPLKILEEKDHNVFTCCSPVSLDPLDSRDSNGVKTNSISESLFHPQLLRLEVDSSHIEDGRGVDVSEKHNQIGQAKRLTKVMSQNRDLMDDSWVDKIMWEELDRPKMKPKLIFDLQDNQMHFEVLDSNDGTHLHLHAGAMILTRSLKSISVESSELPGHGGQYGWRYVANDKHYSNRKTSQQLKSNSKKRSAHGVKIFHSQSALKLQTMKLKLSNKDIANFHRPRALWYPHDNEVAVKEQGKLPTHGPMKIIMKSLGGKGCKLHVGAEETLSSVKAKASKKLDFKATETVKIFYLGRELDDQISLIAQNVQPNSLLHLVRTKIHLWPRAQKVPGENKSLRPPGAFKKKSDLSVKDGHVFLMEYCEERPLLLSNVGMGARLCTYYQKSSPDDHSGAALLRNTDSSLGHIISLDPADKSPFLGDLKPGSSQSSLETNMYRAPVFAHKVPPTDYLLVRSPKGKLSLRRIDKVNVVGQQEPLMEVFSPGSKNLQTFMMNRLLVHMCREFQAAEKQHLSPYIRIDDFLSQFPFLSEASFRKRIKEYANLQRGANGQSIFVKKRNFRMWSEDELRKMVTPELVCAFESMQAGLYRLKHLGITETHPNNISSAMSRLPDEAIALAAASHMERELQITPWNLSSNFVACTSQGKENIERMEITGVGDPSGRGLGFSYARAPPKAPVSNAMVKKKAAANRGGSTVTGTDADLRRLSMEAAREVLLKFNVPEEDIANQTRWHRIATIRKLSSEQAASGVKVDPTTIGKYARGGQRMSFLQLQQQTREKCQEIWDRQVQSLSTLNGDDNESDSEGNSDLDSFAGDLENLLDAEEFEDGEEATNDLKRDKGDGVKALKMRRRTTLAQTEEEIQDEAAEAAELCRLLMDDDEAYRKKKKKGKVMVNPRRLVPKLQPKFVFDNTEQVKQITNTLQLNGSNHFKEDALTDHREEENLSAKKSKSVKVNKVKKNDISPISVPNKKIKLNMGEGIKNQVFKEKKPSRETFVCGACGQLGHMRTNKNCPKYGEDPEAQLESTDMEKPTGKSSFGDPSSQSQHQLPSKKSISKIVTKLAPVENSTKIPLKFKCSSTEKSSDRPAVETLQSSDKPVTSDKPVISDSETAKSAKISKIIIPNKVKSDDTQAESLKHAIVIRPPTDPGRGQVDSHKFPIKIRPPAEIDRERSHKKIVIKRTKDVVDLELDSPGGNTGFEHRKTKRIVELANFEKHRKQETMYSTESLVKRNSKEDRRWWEEQEKRRNEARLREDKARRYRKEEMRMQEQERLNDLKMQEQERLDDLRRYEEDIRKEREEEERQKAKKKKKKRKPELRDEYLDDSRERRHGKRMLERERSGKRRSVVELGKFGEDFMPPTKRRRGGGGEVGLANILESIVDAIVKDRYDLSNLFLKPVPKKLAPDYLDIIERPMDLSKIRERVRNMEYKSREDFRHDVWQITFNAHKYNDGRNPGIPPVADMLLEYCDYLLNENDDSLTAAEAGIETKDF